TGTGTCGTGGCCGACTCCTAAACTCGGCAACTCGACATCTCCACAACGCCGAATCGTGTGTTCGGCGCTTCTTCTACTCCCCGCTTTTAAAAACCCTATCCGGTCTATCCTCTCTCATCCCACTGGCCCCAAAAATGGcgatctccctctcctccctctcctcctccttcgcctctctctccttctcctccaaccTCTCCTCGAACCCTAGGATCCTCCGACCCCTCCCGACCCTCGCTTCCACCCGACGCGCCCCGCTCcgcgccgtcgtcgccgcctcctccgccgccaccgccgtcgctgcgttctccggtggcgCCGCCGAGGTTGCGGAGGTGGAGGGTGTGAGCTTGGAGAAGTACGTGAAGGCCAGGCTCCCCGGGGGATTCGCGGCTCAGAGGATCATCGGGACGGGGCGTAGGAAGTGCGCCATCGCCCGCGTCGTGCTCCAAGAGGGCTCCGGGAAGGTCATCATCAACTACCGCGACGCTAAggtcatcatcatcgtcatcatcatcatcatcctcatctTTTCCTTACAATTTAATCTAAATATAATGATGATCTATACCCTCTGATATAGAGTTGGAGCGATAATTATACCGAAAGGAAGTTTTAAAATTCccaaagttattattattatttttaattgtttggGGATTGAATTTTTGCATTTTGATAGTTTTTTAGACAAGGTGCTAGTTCAATTGACCAGTAAAATATCTCAGGTTTAGACTCAACATTATTTTGCGGAAACATATAGAATGCGGAACATCcattattctctaaaaaaatCTCAACGTAGCATGGTGTTTTGATAATTTATGTTTAACACTTATCCTTACAtttgggctcgagactttttactAGAGGCACGATGTAGGCATCGAATTGAATGTGCCGAGATTGTTTTTCTCAGTTAAATAGTTGATGTGACTGGCGGGACTTGAACCCAAGACTTTCTGCTCTGTTATCATGCCAAACAATCGTTAATTTCCGAAATCTTAAGCTACCAGAGAACTGTATTTTAGTATGTTAACTTATTCGGTTCTAACTCAGAACCTCTCTCCTGTTTTTTTGAGAATTATACAATAGAATCCCCCAATGCACGAGTGAATTCTTTAGTTAGAAAATGGACGAATTTGGTTGGTATTAGATTCATTAAGTTACCGCATCCAACCGAACTTCATAGAAAGAAGAGAACAATTAGCATGTAGAGTGCCGACTGTCATTCTAGTCTTGCGAATTATCTTGGTAGTTTGCAGCTGATATCTGATATCCATGACTGCAGCGAATTTGAGATGTTTATTTAGAATCACTTGACAAGGCGGAAAGATTGGAAGCAAGAGATGCCTCACATTTTACTCGGAACATAATTTTGTGATGGTTTCTTTTTGTCTTGCTCTTTCTCGTGATGAAAAATGCTCGGATGATTTTAGTCATGAATGTGGATCAACATTTAACATGCTTGTAAGCAAATGGATTTAAATCAAGCCATATAGAAGAGTTGTTACATCTACTTCTAAATTTAACTCTCTAAAGCAAAACCTAGTTTGGATGACAAGTGGCTAGTATGCATTAGATCTTTGTGGATTTGATCTCTACAGAGAGATTTGCTTCTTCAATGTGGAATGTAGCATTTGATGCCCAAGATTTCCCATGCATGTCTACAGCGTGCTCTGATCGAGTTACAAACTTAACAATCATCGCCATTCTCTATTCAAATGTTAAACTACTTTTGAATgtgcaaaaatatttttgatgctTTTAAGAACTTTATTCTGTGAGGGCAATGAAGCCAATCCGCACTCAATGAGCTTAGAAACTATCCACAGAAATTTGGTGCTCATTTTCATGGCCAATCTTTATAGATCTCGGCCTTCTTTTTCTACTGTGAGGAGAAAGTGCTCCGACAGAATGTAAGTAACCGGATTGTAATGTAATCTTTTCGAGTCCTTGCTCATATCCAGCAAGCTGCACTGTGAAACTATTATTTAACTTCTCTcctttgaattattatttattattgtcatTTAATCTATAGGAATACCTCCAAGGAAATCCCCTGTGGCTGCAGTATGTGAAAACTCCACTGTTGACCTTAGGGTTCGAGAGCAGCTACGATGTTTTCGTCAAGGCTCACGGGGGCGGCCTCTCGGGTCAGGCCCAGGCGATTTCTCTCGGTATCGCGCGCGCTTTGCTGAAAGTTAGTGAGAACCACAGAAGTGCTTTGAGGAAGGAGGGCCTTTTGACCAGAGATTCTCGGGTCGTCGAAAGGAAGAAAGCGGGTCTTAAGAAAGCTCGGAAAGCTCCCCAGTACTCGAAGCGTTAGCGTAGTTTCTATTTACATGGTTTTGTGTgtaactttttttgtttttttcggtCATGATTTGTAAGTTTGTATTATGTTTTATCTGAACATACCACAATTTGCTTTAGCTTGTAATCATTCCCTTAAATTGGTGCGGGAATTGGAATCCATCACCTTTCATGGTTGTAAATGTTCCTTTTGATCTTGAAAGAGCAGAGAATTAATCGCTTATTCGACAGTAGTTATCTGTGAAATTTCGTTTGTTTGTAAATATGaatttcttcctttcttttttgcactacaaaaacaaaataaccatGTTTATTTTAGGGCCTTTCTGTGTTTTAGTTCTTTCACAGTGAGAAAGTTTAAGAGAATGTCCATGTTTACATGTCTTAGGAGATTCACGTGAATAAGAATGAATAATATGGGTTCCACGCTAATTTAgagcgtgtttggtttgatcGAAGTCTGTAACGATCCGAcctgctagcaacaataactggTTGGACCCAAACCAACGgttcaaaatgtttaagctcagttattGTTGCTAATGGATCGGGtggttacaattggtatcagagccgactaccagccggaagtgtgagagctaagtgttaTACgagacaaagtgctacaccaacagGTTTGTTGGAAGCCACCTGTAGAATCTTACATCGACTAGTAATTCTGATTTGTATATTTGTAATCTAGGAGACTTGATGTTATTGTGCCCACTCAAACAGTACAATCTAGTCTCAAACAGTGCAATCCACTATTAAacagtataatattttttttcatagaagaaaaaaaaattttttttctccttttttaattttcttttttttaaaatttcactatCTGCATCTTTTCACACTATCGTGCCCGCTCTCTCTCGGCCTCTGCAGCCGCAGCTGCTACCCGCATCCCGACGCGCTCTTTCTTTCCGTCATGCTCAAATCCTGCAGCACTGTCATTGCTATTGTTATCTATAGCCACGCCCTTCGCCGCAGTttccatagttagttaattcggatacGGTAAAAATTCGATATGAATATAATACGAGTACATtcgtatcttaatttttaaattcgttaacaAATACGGTTTAAAAGAAAGATTCGTCAATAATTCAAATGCGCAATTTATACGAAAATGGTacgtttattatttaaaaattctggAGACAAATATATAAACCAACAATACTTTATCCAAAAACGCCCTATAGACCCGGTCTACCTACATTCCCACATAaaacaatttattattattaatttgaattaaactaTGCCCCACTCATACAACACGGTAATCTACAAATCACGCTTAACCCTAAATTATAACCCATAAAACTAATAAAGAATCagtaataaaactaaaaaaattctgcgttttctttctctttaattttttgatcgattaatttaaaaaaaataatcggCCCTCTTCGCAAAAACTCCCTCTCCGGGAAAAGCGTGATTTCCGAGCATCTTTTGATGCGAAGATAACGCTTTCGGATTCGGAGTTCGGGTTTCTGTCGGTGTTCGCTTTGTTGGTGGGTCTCCAAAAACCTTAGCTTTTTtcgcggttttttttttttggttagggTTTATCCCATGATGAGGGTTTTTGGGGGCGGAGGAGCGATCGTTGAtgtaaagaatcaaattttcattgttattctttaaaaaataaaaaattcagttACATATTAAATCTCATTATCTTCTGTTatatttggattcggattctgtatctatataaataattttttatgttaaagattaaaaataattttctttgttgaaaaaaaaataattttttttaacgttCCTCTCTTTCAATTCTTGTGCTTCTTCTCACCGCCGGGGAGAGATGAGTTGTGCTCCGACTGTCACCGCCGCGGCGGCCGACGGCGGTCCCCCCGACGTCCGGCAGCGCCTCCCGGTCCACATCGCCGACAGCGGCCACAGCTTCGAGTTCGAGTGCGAGGGGCAGACGGCCGTGGCGGACATCCAGCGCTCGGTCGAGCCGCTCTGCGGCATCCGCCCGGACCAGCTCCTGCTCTGCCGCGACGCGCTCCTCGACCCGCGCCGCCGGCTCTCCTCCTACGGCCTCCCGCGCGCCGGCCGCGAGGTCTTCCTCTTCAACAAGTCCAGACTGCTTCTCCACTCCCCTCCCCCCCCTCCCAAATCCatctccctccccctccccatCCCCCCTCCATCCCCCCTCCTCCTGCTCCGACGATCCCCTATCCGACCTTCTCTCCGCGCTTTGCTCTCCTACGAGCGGCGGTTCCGCCGCCACTTCGACGCCGCCGGCGCCGtcttctccgcctccgccgccaagCTCGAGCTGTCCGCGCGCCTCCTGCGCGAGCGGCGCGTGCAGGGGCGGCGgctcgccgccgccggccgcaGCCTGGGCCACACGTTCGAGAGGCTGCGCCGGCGGCACGCCGACTTCGCCGCCCGCTCGCAGGCAGCGCCGGCGCCACGCCGCGCTGCTGGCGCGCTTCGAGGACGACCTCGCCGGCTGCGGCCGGCGGAGCTCCACCCGCGCTCCGCTCCGCGGGCCGCAGGTGTTTGATCGATTTGCTCAGAGAGCCCGACGCGCGAGCGCGCGCCGACGCCTGCCGCGACTCGCACCGCAGGTTCGCGGACATGGTTTCGCGGCTGGGATCGGAATTCGCCGAGCTGAAGAGGAGAGTGGAGGGTTTGCTCGTTTTGATGGACTCGGccagcggcggcagcggcaagAATCTCGAGCTTTTGGTGAAGGACCACCATAAAGTTCTTCGCAACCAGCGAACCATAATGCAGGCCTTAAGGTCAGTTGATAAATATGTGCATTTTGAGGTGTATATGCGCAAGAATCTCCGTTTACAAGTACATTGcaattaaaaaaagagtaatttgGAACATATTTTCGCATGATGGAGTGTTCTAATTTGTTATTGTATACGGATCGTAATTTATCCGTCATAATATTTGCGGTTCATAATTTGGGCCGATTTCTTGTCCTGCAGTAAAGATGTCAACATTTCGAAGAAGCTCGTCGATGATTTTTTGAGCTCCCAGGCTTCTATCTCTTTTAGCGCTCATGACGC
This window of the Ananas comosus cultivar F153 linkage group 19, ASM154086v1, whole genome shotgun sequence genome carries:
- the LOC109725171 gene encoding 30S ribosomal protein S9, chloroplastic, with translation MAISLSSLSSSFASLSFSSNLSSNPRILRPLPTLASTRRAPLRAVVAASSAATAVAAFSGGAAEVAEVEGVSLEKYVKARLPGGFAAQRIIGTGRRKCAIARVVLQEGSGKVIINYRDAKEYLQGNPLWLQYVKTPLLTLGFESSYDVFVKAHGGGLSGQAQAISLGIARALLKVSENHRSALRKEGLLTRDSRVVERKKAGLKKARKAPQYSKR